In Aegilops tauschii subsp. strangulata cultivar AL8/78 chromosome 3, Aet v6.0, whole genome shotgun sequence, one genomic interval encodes:
- the LOC109777789 gene encoding putative E3 ubiquitin-protein ligase SINA-like 6 produces MSSDGIEATSTRSTEEPLMETKRRRTGKEGSVAGDGTIALEALDCTVCYHPLRPPVFQCAVGHVICSSCHDKLKNKNKCHACAITGGYNRCIAIDHILESVQAPCSNYIYGCTVKTRYLERQEHEKSCPLAPCFCPEAGCGFSGLTTQLLHHLTDDHKIPVTEFPSGWCLTLEIQQSMRVLHMKEEEGGPMFLAKFTPVPPFGNVVSILCVDPHAVPGEREFRCEVDFYCNTLGLRQLSNFQIVSTSLSDGFPAELGSNPFLVPTVSSNSPTTSSSLTIRIAKIILDRPLSDWRWKSRS; encoded by the exons ATGTCGAGCGACGGAATCGAGGCGACGAGCACGAGGTCCACGGAGGAACCGttgatggagacgaaaaggaggaGAACGGGGAAGGAGGGGTCCGTCGCCGGCGACGGCACCATCGCTCTCGAAGCGCTGGACTGCACCGTCTGCTACCACCCGCTCAGGCCTCCCGTCTTCCAG TGTGCGGTTGGGCATGTGATATGTTCGTCTTGCCACgacaagctcaagaacaagaacAAGTGCCACGCTTGTGCCATCACCGGAGGCTACAACCGTTGCATAGCGATCGACCACATCCTGGAGTCTGTCCAGGCCCCTTGCTCCAACTACATATACGGTTGCACCGTCAAGACGCGTTACCTCGAGCGACAGGAACACGAGAAGTCATGCCCACTTGCGCCGTGCTTCTGCCCCGAAGCTGGCTGCGGTTTCTCGGGCTTGACCACCCAGCTCCTGCACCATCTCACCGACGATCACAAGATACCAGTTACAGAGTTTCCATCTGGATGGTGTCTCACCCTCGAGATACAGCAGAGTATGCGAGTTCTCCACatgaaagaagaagaaggcggcccCATGTTCCTAGCTAAGTTCACACCAGTGCCGCCTTTTGGCAATGTTGTCTCCATCTTGTGCGTTGATCCTCATGCCGTGCCGGGGGAGCGCGAGTTTAGGTGTGAGGTTGATTTCTACTGCAACACCCTGGGTTTGCGACAGCTTTCAAATTTCCAGATTGTAAGCACCAGTCTTTCAGACGGCTTCCCAGCGGAGCTTGGCAGCAACCCATTTCTTGTGCCAACAGTTTCTTCTAACTCGCCCACTACCAGCAGCAGCCTAACCATCCGCATTGCAAAGATAATCCTTGACAGGCCTTTGAGTGACTGGCGTTGGAAATCAAGATCGTAG